In Macaca thibetana thibetana isolate TM-01 chromosome 8, ASM2454274v1, whole genome shotgun sequence, one DNA window encodes the following:
- the LOC126961219 gene encoding uncharacterized protein LOC126961219 → MLEWQSQQASRVSRSGPAEGEKLLGLRLPRVMGQPRPGAAARPSARTKGRGPRTRLSLQALRTRPSPRARKPSHPSARDFLLGRRFDDAISSREKTTPPPRARSAPRPSRFQRSMAAAGRQGSPATWSVRSCTSVSGVRPGAGDEGSVGGSALRASGRTRVTRSTETQGVLFQGVYFGDCF, encoded by the exons ATGCTGGAGTGGCAGAGCCAGCAGGCGAGCCGAGTTTCAAG GAGCGGGCCGGCGGAGGGAGAGAAGCTGCTGGGACTGAGGCTCCCGAGGGTGATGGGTCAGCCCCGACCCGGAGCTGCAGCTAGGCCCAGCGCGCGCACGAAGGGGCGGGGGCCGCGTACCAGGTTGTCCCTGCAGGCGCTCCGTACTCGTCCGAGCCCACGAGCAAGAAAACCGTCACACCCCTCAGCACGCGACTTCCTTCTGGGCCGTCGCTTCGATGACGCCATCAGTTCACGCGAGAAGACCACACCCCCGCCCCGCGCTCGCTCTGCGCCCCGCCCCTCGCGCTTCCAGCGGTCAATGGCCGCAGCTGGCCGCCAGGGATCGCCCGCGACTTGGTCCGTGCGGTCCTGTACCTCTGTTTCGGGTGTCcggcctggggctggggatgaGGGCAGTGTAGGTGGGAGCGCCCTGAGAGCGAGCGGCAGGACGCGCGTGACCCGGAGTACTGAGACCCAGGGCGTCCTTTTCCAAGGCGTTTACTTTGGGGATTGCTTCTGA